The genomic segment GAGGCACCTGGGGGCGCGGTCCCAGGCCACGTCCCCTGTTGACGAATGTGCGGCTGACCGGTATTCTTCCGTGCGTGCCGGAAACGGCGCCCCTTGAAAGGCAGTCAGCGGAGGCCCTGCGCCAAAGCAAACTGAAGTGGTGTGGCCCCATCGTCTAACGGTTAGGACACTACCCTTTCAAGGTAGCGATACGGGTTCGAATCCCGTTGGGGTCACCACGACCAGAAGCTCCCGCCTCCCGGTGGGGGTTTTTGTTTGGTCGGCTGTGGCCCCGCTGGGCGGGCATTCCTGCACCTTTCCTCAAGTCGCGCGGCTGGGGCGCGTGGAATGATGCGGGCAATGAAAGCGATTATCCCCGCCGCTGGCCTGGGCACCCGCCTGCGTCCCCTCACCTACACCCGCCCCAAGCCGGTGCTGCCTGTGGCGGGGGCACCCATCATCGTGCACGCGCTGCGGACCCTGCTGGCCGCTGGCATCTCCGAGGTCGGCATCATCGTCTCGGACGCCACCCGCACCGAGATCGAGCAGACGCTGGAGCAGGCCCCCGGCGCCCACGTCACCCTGATCGACCAGCACGAGCAGCTCGGGCTGGGGCACGCCGTCCTGACGGCCCGTGAGTGGGTGGGGGGGGACAATTTTTGCGTCTACCTGGGCGACAACCTCTTCGAACACGGGGTGCGGCCCTTTATCGAGCGCTTCGAGGCCGAGCGTCCGGCGGCCGTGATCGCCCTCGTGGAGGTGGCCGACCCCACCGCCTTCGGGGTGGCCGAACTCGACGGCGACCGCATCACCCGGCTGGTCGAGAAACCCAAGAACCCGCCCAGCAACATGGCGGTGGCGGGGCTGTACTGCTTTACGCCGCAGGTGTTCGGGGTGCTCGACGGGATGCCCCCCTCGGCGCGTGGGGAGTACGAGATCACCGACGCCATTCAGGGGCTGATCGAGCGCGGCGAGCGGGTGCTGGGCCAGCGGGTGGAGGGCTGGTGGAAGGACACCGGCCGTCCCGCCGACCTGCTGGACGCCAACCGCCTGCTGCTCGAGCAGATCACCGCCGACGTGCAGGGCGAGGTCGAGGAGTCGCGCCTCACGGGCCGGGTCATCGTGCCCGCCTCCGCGCGGGTGGTCCGCAGCAAGATCGTGGGGCCGGTGCTGCTGGGCGAGGGCGTGGTCGTGGAGGACGCGTACATCGGCCCCTTCACCAGCGTGGGGCCGGGCAGCGTGATTCAGCGGGCCGAGGTCGAGCACAGCGTGGTGGACGCCGAAGCCCGCATCGAGAACGTCAATACCCGGCTTCAGGACTGCCTGATCGGGGTGCGGGCGCAGGTGCGCGGCGGTCGCACGGTG from the Deinococcus sp. NW-56 genome contains:
- a CDS encoding glucose-1-phosphate thymidylyltransferase yields the protein MKAIIPAAGLGTRLRPLTYTRPKPVLPVAGAPIIVHALRTLLAAGISEVGIIVSDATRTEIEQTLEQAPGAHVTLIDQHEQLGLGHAVLTAREWVGGDNFCVYLGDNLFEHGVRPFIERFEAERPAAVIALVEVADPTAFGVAELDGDRITRLVEKPKNPPSNMAVAGLYCFTPQVFGVLDGMPPSARGEYEITDAIQGLIERGERVLGQRVEGWWKDTGRPADLLDANRLLLEQITADVQGEVEESRLTGRVIVPASARVVRSKIVGPVLLGEGVVVEDAYIGPFTSVGPGSVIQRAEVEHSVVDAEARIENVNTRLQDCLIGVRAQVRGGRTVPSTHKLTLSDASIVELA